The following are from one region of the Streptomyces tuirus genome:
- a CDS encoding ferredoxin, which yields MKVFVDRDLCYGSAECAHRAPAVFDFVDGFGVVRPGQEEPDGDPSILEAAERCPSQAISITAPQPPTPAPAPAPAPAPAPAPDRT from the coding sequence ATGAAGGTCTTCGTGGACCGCGACCTCTGCTACGGCTCCGCCGAGTGCGCCCACCGGGCCCCGGCGGTCTTCGACTTCGTCGACGGCTTCGGCGTCGTCCGCCCGGGCCAAGAGGAGCCGGACGGGGACCCGTCGATCCTGGAGGCGGCAGAGAGGTGCCCGAGCCAGGCGATCAGCATCACAGCGCCACAGCCACCGACACCGGCACCGGCACCGGCACCGGCACCGGCACCGGCACCGGCACCGGACCGAACGTAG
- a CDS encoding glycosyltransferase family 2 protein — translation MSVAVSRRIVVVTAVHGPHARFLPEAYASLCAQRLPEGWEWHWVVQEDGESEDVGPYVPRDARVTFRQGRAGGPGVARTMALAHGDGPYVKVLDADDQLAPGALARDLAVLEGDPDLGWATSRVLDLMPDGSTVGFPGDPDQGPIERGAVLAHWKANGFLAQVHPASLCVRRELLLALGGWMALPASEDTGLLLALNAVSRGWFSGEVGLLYRKWDGQVTGQAAHVDQAEREVRMTVVEARATALSRLRWGASAAL, via the coding sequence GTGAGCGTCGCAGTGAGTCGGCGCATCGTCGTCGTCACCGCAGTGCACGGCCCCCATGCCCGGTTCCTGCCGGAGGCCTACGCGTCGTTGTGCGCGCAGCGGCTTCCCGAGGGCTGGGAGTGGCACTGGGTCGTGCAGGAGGACGGGGAGAGCGAGGACGTCGGGCCGTACGTGCCGAGGGACGCTCGCGTGACCTTCCGGCAGGGGCGTGCCGGTGGGCCCGGAGTCGCGAGGACCATGGCACTGGCCCATGGGGACGGGCCGTACGTGAAGGTCCTCGACGCCGACGACCAGTTGGCGCCGGGCGCGCTCGCGCGGGATCTCGCCGTGCTGGAGGGGGACCCGGACCTCGGGTGGGCCACGTCCCGGGTGCTCGACCTCATGCCCGACGGGTCGACCGTCGGATTCCCGGGCGATCCGGACCAGGGGCCGATCGAGCGCGGGGCGGTGCTGGCGCACTGGAAGGCGAACGGCTTCCTCGCGCAGGTGCATCCCGCCTCACTGTGCGTGCGACGGGAGTTGCTGCTCGCCCTGGGCGGCTGGATGGCGCTGCCCGCCTCGGAGGACACGGGGCTGCTGCTGGCGCTGAACGCGGTGAGCCGGGGCTGGTTCTCGGGTGAGGTGGGCCTGCTGTACCGCAAGTGGGACGGGCAGGTGACCGGACAGGCGGCCCACGTGGACCAGGCCGAGCGCGAGGTACGGATGACTGTCGTGGAGGCCAGGGCCACAGCACTGTCCCGGCTGCGGTGGGGGGCCTCGGCGGCTCTGTGA
- a CDS encoding reprolysin-like metallopeptidase: MAAAGLVVTLASPSWALDFDNMFKTSNTDWDCWDGERDNGLYCRTDNATLTITREPGMTAKGDQDIVDTLRNEYSPTHLAVHVKSQSEASYEGSAETDIVYDYHEYSGSITGIAWCNDATSDYECDQHYVEFDDTDPYMNTICHETGHAVGLTHGQEASPRVAQDDSRLACMRNYRVAEWRDLGSHNTATINAMY, encoded by the coding sequence ATGGCGGCCGCCGGACTGGTGGTCACGCTGGCATCACCGTCGTGGGCACTCGACTTCGACAACATGTTCAAGACGTCCAACACGGACTGGGACTGCTGGGACGGAGAACGGGACAACGGCCTGTACTGCCGGACGGACAACGCCACCCTCACGATCACCCGCGAGCCGGGCATGACCGCCAAGGGCGATCAGGACATCGTCGACACTCTGCGCAACGAGTACTCTCCGACCCATCTCGCGGTCCACGTCAAGAGCCAGAGCGAGGCGTCGTACGAAGGCAGCGCCGAGACGGACATCGTCTACGACTACCACGAGTACAGCGGCAGCATCACCGGAATCGCCTGGTGCAACGACGCGACCAGCGACTACGAGTGCGACCAGCACTATGTCGAGTTCGATGACACAGATCCGTACATGAACACGATCTGCCATGAAACCGGGCACGCCGTCGGGCTGACCCACGGGCAGGAGGCGTCTCCCCGTGTGGCGCAGGACGATTCACGGCTTGCCTGCATGCGGAACTACCGCGTCGCCGAGTGGCGGGACCTCGGCTCCCACAACACCGCCACGATCAACGCGATGTACTGA
- a CDS encoding RNA polymerase sigma factor, with product MARQQSDWFEDAYQQTRHHVWRYLLRRLPRAEVEDALADVYVRAWNSRRSLRGEPLPWLYGIARHVVAATLAEAGKPQDPPWIRADASSAEEEATVRSEALRALRRLNPKEREAVLLIAWEGLTPRQAARAAGCTTAAITLRLHRARRRLEREDEHEHS from the coding sequence ATGGCGCGTCAACAGAGTGACTGGTTCGAGGACGCCTACCAACAGACCCGTCACCACGTATGGCGGTATCTGCTGCGCCGGCTCCCGCGTGCCGAGGTCGAGGACGCCCTGGCCGACGTCTACGTCCGCGCCTGGAACTCGCGTCGCAGTCTGCGAGGCGAGCCCCTGCCTTGGCTGTACGGCATTGCCCGGCACGTCGTGGCGGCCACGCTTGCCGAGGCCGGTAAGCCGCAGGATCCGCCGTGGATTCGGGCCGATGCAAGCAGTGCGGAAGAGGAGGCGACCGTCCGCAGCGAGGCGTTGCGCGCGCTTCGCCGTCTGAACCCCAAGGAGCGAGAAGCGGTGCTGCTCATTGCCTGGGAGGGCTTGACTCCTCGCCAGGCGGCCCGCGCAGCAGGCTGTACGACGGCTGCCATAACCCTCCGTCTGCACCGTGCCCGCCGACGCCTCGAAAGGGAGGACGAACATGAGCACAGTTGA
- a CDS encoding S1C family serine protease, with amino-acid sequence MSTENEGTAVPPAPSAPPVPVDAPAAPEPQAQAPQGPYGRDAQGQVPQGPYGQDAQGQAPQGQGASGDAGHPGASSSAPDPSWPPPPPPTAPYGDGGSGSGPGGWGSSYQQPAPKSGRGRGGLVAAVLVAALVAGGVGGGLGYVLAKDNDESTGSTTVSASANGGDVKRDPGTTAGVAAKALPSTVTIEAESTSGEGGTGTGFVFDKQGHIVTNNHVVADAVDGGKLTATFPTGKKYDAEVVGHAQGYDVAVIKLKDAPSDLKPLTLGDSDKVAVGDSTIAIGAPFGLSDTVTTGIISAKNRPVASSDGSGSQASYMSALQTDASINPGNSGGPLLDARGNVIGINSAIQSTGNGGFGTGQSGSIGLGFAIPINQAKYVAQELIKNGKPVYAKIGASVSLDDSSEGAQITDQGAGGAAPVEPGGPAAKAGLKPGDVITKLDDRVIDSGPTLIGEIWTHQPGDKVTITYERGGKQHTVDVTLGSRVGDN; translated from the coding sequence GTGAGCACCGAGAACGAGGGCACCGCGGTACCCCCCGCCCCGTCCGCACCCCCCGTGCCGGTGGACGCTCCCGCTGCTCCGGAGCCCCAGGCACAGGCCCCCCAGGGGCCGTACGGACGGGACGCCCAGGGGCAGGTCCCCCAGGGGCCGTACGGGCAGGATGCCCAGGGGCAGGCCCCCCAGGGGCAGGGCGCCTCCGGTGACGCCGGTCACCCCGGCGCCTCCTCTTCTGCCCCCGATCCGTCCTGGCCCCCGCCCCCGCCGCCGACCGCCCCCTACGGCGACGGCGGTTCCGGGTCCGGCCCGGGCGGCTGGGGCTCGTCGTACCAGCAGCCGGCGCCGAAGTCCGGCCGCGGGCGCGGTGGCCTGGTCGCCGCGGTCCTGGTGGCCGCGCTGGTGGCCGGCGGTGTCGGCGGCGGGCTCGGCTACGTGCTGGCGAAGGACAACGACGAGAGCACCGGCTCGACGACGGTCTCGGCCTCCGCGAACGGCGGTGACGTCAAGCGCGACCCGGGCACGACCGCGGGTGTCGCCGCCAAGGCGCTGCCGAGCACGGTCACGATCGAGGCCGAGAGCACCAGCGGCGAGGGCGGCACCGGCACGGGCTTCGTCTTCGACAAGCAGGGCCACATCGTCACCAACAACCACGTGGTGGCGGACGCGGTGGACGGCGGCAAGCTCACGGCGACCTTCCCGACCGGCAAGAAGTACGACGCCGAGGTGGTCGGTCACGCGCAGGGCTACGACGTGGCGGTCATCAAGCTCAAGGACGCCCCCTCCGACCTGAAGCCGCTCACCCTCGGCGACTCGGACAAGGTGGCCGTCGGCGACTCGACCATCGCGATCGGCGCCCCGTTCGGCCTGTCCGACACGGTGACGACCGGCATCATCAGCGCCAAGAACCGCCCGGTGGCCTCCAGCGACGGCAGCGGCAGCCAGGCGTCGTACATGAGCGCCCTGCAGACCGACGCCTCGATCAACCCGGGCAACTCCGGTGGTCCGCTGCTGGACGCGCGGGGCAATGTCATCGGCATCAACTCCGCGATCCAGTCCACCGGCAACGGCGGCTTCGGCACCGGCCAGTCGGGCTCGATCGGCCTGGGCTTCGCCATCCCGATCAACCAGGCCAAGTACGTGGCCCAGGAGCTGATCAAGAACGGCAAGCCGGTGTACGCGAAGATCGGCGCGTCCGTCTCGCTGGACGACAGCTCCGAGGGCGCGCAGATCACCGACCAGGGCGCGGGCGGCGCGGCACCGGTCGAGCCGGGCGGTCCGGCCGCCAAGGCGGGCCTCAAGCCGGGCGACGTCATCACCAAGCTCGACGACCGGGTGATCGACTCCGGCCCCACGCTGATCGGCGAGATCTGGACCCACCAGCCCGGCGACAAGGTCACGATCACCTACGAGCGCGGCGGCAAGCAGCACACGGTCGACGTCACGCTCGGCTCCCGCGTCGGCGACAACTGA